In the genome of Deinococcus deserti VCD115, one region contains:
- a CDS encoding carbohydrate ABC transporter permease, which produces MNLQKTNPTLYYLQRGLFYLLVLVISVYLLLPFFWAVLTSFRRSGDLFLSPMEFVMAPSTVSNYVQVFANPSFQRGLLFSVIVAVAAVIISLILGSFAAYALGRFRFKGKSMVLYIILAVSVFPQIAVLGGLFTLVRATGLYNNPIALIFSYLIFTIPFTVWVLTSFVRDIPGELEEAALVDGASPLQTLFKVLFPVMMPALVTTGLLAFINAWNEYLFALTFTSSNRTVPVVIANYSGASQYDQPWGQIMAASIVVTVPLIILVLVFQRNIVSGLTAGAVKG; this is translated from the coding sequence ATGAACCTGCAAAAAACCAACCCTACCCTATACTACCTCCAGCGCGGGCTGTTCTACCTGCTGGTCCTCGTCATTTCCGTCTACCTGCTGCTGCCGTTCTTCTGGGCTGTTCTGACCAGCTTCCGCCGTTCGGGTGACCTGTTCCTGAGCCCGATGGAGTTCGTCATGGCGCCCTCCACCGTATCCAACTACGTTCAGGTGTTCGCCAATCCTAGCTTCCAGCGCGGGTTGCTGTTCAGCGTGATTGTGGCTGTCGCAGCGGTAATAATCAGCCTGATCCTGGGCTCCTTTGCGGCCTACGCTCTGGGACGGTTCCGGTTCAAGGGCAAGAGCATGGTGCTGTATATCATCCTGGCTGTCAGTGTCTTCCCGCAGATCGCGGTCTTGGGGGGCCTGTTCACCCTTGTGCGTGCGACCGGCCTGTACAACAACCCGATTGCTCTGATTTTCAGCTATCTGATCTTCACGATTCCGTTTACGGTCTGGGTGCTGACCTCGTTCGTGCGTGACATTCCAGGAGAGCTGGAAGAAGCTGCGCTCGTCGACGGCGCATCTCCCCTTCAGACCCTGTTCAAAGTACTGTTTCCGGTGATGATGCCAGCTCTGGTCACGACCGGGCTGCTCGCTTTTATCAATGCCTGGAACGAGTACCTGTTTGCCCTCACCTTTACCAGCAGCAACCGTACGGTGCCTGTGGTGATCGCCAACTACTCCGGCGCGTCGCAATATGACCAGCCGTGGGGCCAGATTATGGCCGCCAGCATCGTGGTCACGGTACCGCTGATCATTCTGGTACTGGTGTTCCAGCGCAACATCGTGTCTGGTCTGACTGCCGGAGCCGTCAAAGGCTGA
- a CDS encoding DUF58 domain-containing protein — protein MSLFLTWVLWAALLSVLAGGLWVLYRTPPQVTLTRELPSSGFQGTRVQLGVQVLISSRLPVRYHVEDALPRSVIPDMLPVFSGELMGTREHTWDTSLTLNCRGIYDWPAVTVRWADPLGLFWRQLTLPVPTHLEVFPGTHGLILPDLLRPLLSEGHLSRTLGLDDPISLRGAREYQTGDSPGRIHWRLSARTGTLTVRELERTAASSLTVYLDTTAGGSTYTESAVRLAASLVREAVSMDLPMAVASQGGMTVAGRGADAQHAALLHLARLQPEPGPPIIPSTRPGGNLVILTATAGPALVEQAMRARATASRVVIVAMPEGFYLEPGEKPRRQWAGAPETIRELERQAGVLAGAGVLVYVLRGNQSVLRLGA, from the coding sequence GTGTCGCTCTTCCTGACCTGGGTGCTGTGGGCCGCCCTGCTTTCAGTTCTGGCAGGCGGGCTCTGGGTTCTGTACCGCACCCCGCCTCAGGTCACCCTGACGCGCGAGCTGCCGTCCAGCGGCTTTCAGGGTACACGCGTACAGCTGGGTGTGCAGGTGCTGATCAGCAGTCGTCTGCCGGTGCGTTATCACGTCGAAGACGCCCTGCCCCGCAGTGTCATTCCCGATATGCTGCCAGTTTTCAGTGGTGAGCTGATGGGCACACGAGAACACACCTGGGATACGTCCCTGACCCTCAATTGCCGTGGAATCTATGACTGGCCGGCCGTCACCGTGCGCTGGGCCGATCCGTTGGGTCTGTTCTGGCGACAGCTTACCTTGCCGGTGCCAACCCACCTGGAAGTCTTTCCCGGTACTCATGGCCTGATCCTTCCCGACCTGTTGCGTCCACTTCTGAGCGAGGGTCACCTGAGCCGCACGCTGGGGCTCGACGACCCGATCAGCCTGCGGGGTGCGCGTGAATACCAGACCGGCGACTCACCGGGACGGATCCACTGGCGCCTCTCGGCCCGGACCGGCACCCTGACCGTCCGCGAGCTGGAACGTACCGCTGCAAGCAGCCTCACGGTGTATCTGGACACCACAGCCGGAGGCTCGACCTATACCGAGAGCGCTGTCCGTCTGGCGGCCAGCCTGGTGCGGGAAGCTGTATCTATGGACCTGCCTATGGCAGTAGCTTCCCAGGGGGGGATGACTGTAGCGGGCCGCGGCGCCGACGCACAGCATGCGGCGTTGCTGCATCTGGCACGGCTGCAGCCCGAACCTGGCCCGCCGATCATCCCATCCACCCGTCCTGGCGGCAATCTGGTCATCCTGACCGCAACAGCCGGACCCGCACTTGTCGAGCAGGCGATGCGGGCGCGGGCGACTGCCAGCCGGGTCGTCATTGTGGCCATGCCTGAAGGATTTTACTTGGAGCCCGGCGAGAAACCGCGCCGGCAGTGGGCAGGAGCGCCCGAGACTATCCGGGAGCTGGAGCGTCAGGCAGGTGTCCTGGCGGGAGCTGGTGTGCTGGTGTATGTGCTCCGCGGCAATCAGAGCGTGCTGCGACTGGGTGCCTGA
- a CDS encoding AAA family ATPase, with protein sequence MTMQTTTFTSRVLDNVARVLVGKDEVTRQALAGVLAGGHVLLEDAPGTGKTMLARALAASLGLTFRRVQFTPDLLPGDVTGVSVYRPATGEFNFVPGPIFTGVLLADEINRATPKTQSALLEAMGEGQVTESGVTHRLPAPFVVIATQNPVEHEGTYRLPEAQLDRFLLRLSVGYPTLEEEVRLLDRLQGEHPIHTLGAVTTPAELLQAQAQVREVFVSEDLRRYVAGLVRRTREHPVVALGGGPRASLALQGVAQALAWQESRQFVTPDDVQRAAPGVLAHRLSLNIEARLQGHPAERVVQDVLKAEPVPVENQGIEGQAAAIPVRG encoded by the coding sequence ATGACCATGCAGACAACCACATTTACCTCCCGTGTCCTGGACAACGTTGCCCGTGTGCTGGTTGGTAAGGACGAGGTCACCCGTCAGGCCCTGGCTGGTGTTCTGGCAGGCGGCCACGTGCTGCTCGAAGATGCTCCGGGCACAGGTAAAACCATGCTGGCGCGTGCGCTGGCGGCCAGCCTGGGCCTGACCTTCCGCCGTGTCCAGTTCACCCCGGATCTATTGCCCGGCGACGTCACTGGCGTCAGCGTGTACCGCCCGGCAACGGGGGAGTTCAACTTTGTGCCCGGCCCGATCTTTACTGGCGTCCTGCTGGCCGACGAGATCAACCGGGCGACCCCCAAAACCCAGTCCGCGCTGCTTGAGGCCATGGGTGAAGGGCAGGTGACCGAGTCTGGCGTCACGCACCGGTTGCCCGCGCCCTTCGTGGTGATCGCCACCCAGAACCCGGTGGAGCACGAGGGAACCTACCGGCTGCCCGAAGCGCAGCTTGACCGCTTCCTGCTGCGCCTCTCGGTGGGTTATCCAACACTGGAGGAGGAAGTCCGGTTGCTTGACCGCCTGCAGGGAGAGCATCCGATTCATACCCTGGGGGCGGTGACGACCCCAGCGGAACTGCTCCAGGCGCAGGCGCAGGTCCGCGAGGTGTTCGTATCCGAGGACCTGCGGCGCTATGTGGCCGGCCTGGTGCGGCGCACCCGTGAGCACCCTGTGGTGGCGCTGGGTGGGGGACCGCGTGCCAGCCTCGCGCTGCAGGGTGTGGCCCAGGCGCTCGCCTGGCAGGAGAGCCGGCAGTTCGTGACGCCAGACGATGTGCAGCGGGCGGCACCCGGAGTGCTGGCCCACCGCCTGAGCCTGAACATTGAGGCGAGATTGCAGGGCCACCCGGCGGAGCGCGTCGTCCAGGACGTGCTGAAAGCCGAGCCGGTACCGGTCGAGAACCAAGGGATCGAGGGCCAGGCTGCTGCTATCCCCGTCCGGGGCTGA
- a CDS encoding DUF4129 domain-containing protein, with product MEETSAIKHWRAYGLALLPLALLGIMPVWSCLTLCVVYALGVRSPVWATLRLTLTLLVTAVTAIVSVPAAFQSGLASLVVLAVSYIVWTLAGVFLNLGAQTLQEGARRGIWPVLAAGLVAPQPLLLLALVGGLAARPGPDDRRSDRVLDRRVWSWTLAVLVAGVLISALLPQANSSWLTSRMAGNETVRSPDTLGGPRQTAEPVHSGNRSAGTEGVITKPLEVQIDASRLLTPLTFLLVAGALLLPGLALLLRLTLRGSGQRRHPAEVLIAMTLILTGVVWLVVAALLNSGGSSAMGMDGMNLIEKLMRMPDALTPATATRSLELTPLVQLQIWLALALTTLLLVALFHRLRRGFALPAPHNSAVTDPGTVPATSVQQEALHRVRIAYRNAEAALTASGRGRSPAETPAGYAARLGARDPVLADALTTLASAYGPVRYGGRVTDDNADQAEAAVAELTRALSTLPQLGPDDLTDPHPESPNNFKEPL from the coding sequence GTGGAAGAAACGTCCGCCATTAAACACTGGCGGGCGTATGGGCTGGCCCTGCTGCCCCTGGCCCTCCTGGGCATCATGCCAGTCTGGAGCTGCCTGACTTTATGTGTCGTCTATGCGCTGGGCGTGCGCAGTCCCGTATGGGCAACCCTGCGGCTGACGCTGACACTGCTGGTGACAGCTGTTACCGCCATAGTCAGTGTCCCGGCCGCGTTTCAGAGCGGGTTGGCTTCCCTGGTGGTGCTGGCCGTGTCGTACATCGTCTGGACCCTGGCCGGCGTATTCCTCAACCTGGGGGCCCAGACCCTGCAAGAGGGCGCGCGCCGTGGTATATGGCCGGTGCTGGCGGCTGGTCTCGTGGCGCCCCAGCCGCTGCTGCTCTTGGCGCTGGTCGGCGGACTCGCAGCCCGGCCGGGCCCGGATGACCGTCGCTCAGACCGGGTACTAGATCGGCGGGTGTGGTCGTGGACGCTCGCAGTGCTGGTTGCAGGTGTGCTGATCTCAGCCCTGCTGCCTCAGGCGAATTCCTCATGGCTGACCAGCCGCATGGCGGGAAATGAGACTGTGCGCAGCCCGGATACGCTCGGTGGACCCCGCCAGACTGCAGAGCCAGTTCATTCCGGGAATCGATCGGCAGGCACCGAAGGCGTAATTACCAAACCTCTTGAAGTACAGATTGACGCGTCACGGCTGCTGACGCCTTTGACCTTCCTTCTGGTTGCCGGTGCACTGCTGTTGCCTGGATTGGCTCTGCTGCTGCGTCTTACCCTGCGAGGGTCTGGTCAACGCCGGCATCCTGCTGAAGTTCTGATTGCTATGACCCTCATCCTGACCGGCGTGGTTTGGCTGGTGGTAGCGGCGCTTCTCAATAGTGGTGGTAGTAGTGCCATGGGCATGGACGGTATGAATCTAATTGAAAAGCTGATGCGTATGCCAGACGCTTTGACGCCAGCGACGGCCACCCGCTCCCTGGAGCTGACGCCTCTGGTGCAGCTTCAGATCTGGCTGGCCCTGGCGCTGACCACTCTCCTTCTGGTGGCACTCTTTCACCGGCTGCGGCGCGGCTTCGCGCTACCTGCTCCGCATAACTCTGCTGTGACTGATCCAGGCACTGTACCGGCCACATCGGTCCAGCAGGAGGCGCTGCACCGCGTTCGAATCGCTTACCGTAACGCGGAGGCGGCCTTGACGGCCTCTGGGCGAGGGCGGTCCCCCGCTGAGACCCCGGCAGGCTACGCCGCCAGGTTGGGAGCCCGTGATCCTGTTCTGGCTGATGCCCTGACGACCCTGGCAAGTGCGTACGGACCAGTGCGCTATGGCGGGCGTGTGACTGACGACAACGCTGACCAGGCTGAAGCGGCTGTGGCAGAGCTGACCAGAGCTCTGAGCACGCTGCCGCAGCTCGGCCCGGACGACCTTACCGACCCCCACCCGGAATCACCCAACAACTTCAAGGAGCCCCTATGA
- the rpoD gene encoding RNA polymerase sigma factor RpoD, with translation MADSTKPRTRTKVAATADAPKAEPVINTPDKPRTRVKAVGTAVAEQPVTQEAKAAPKKAAADKTAKPAAKKAAAKPAADQPKTVEAASKPAKTADKAAKAPAKKAAKAQGDAEPAAKAAKGAKAPAVKVVAPKAGGPADKPYYAHPSIQDMLKAGRAAGVLSSEEVAAALGLALEANGLDPESPDAFEDMQLYLAGQNIEVQDLDEDEDEDTDDDAEVEEVPGARAATDDDEEKYFDDMPRAVSNDPVRQYLHEIGRVSLLTLEEEIALARRIEEGEEARKLLEEDVELDDRGRRRLMRQMEDGANARQGLIEANLRLVVSIAKKYTGRGLGFLDLIQEGNQGLIRAVEKFEYRRRYKFSTYATWWIRQAINRAIADQARTIRIPVHMVETINKLTRTARQLQQELSREATHEEIAEAMGPGWDAAKVEEVQKVSQEPVSLETPIGDEKDSFYGDFIPDENLDSPVENAAKTLLSEELEKALSKLTEREAMVLKFRKGLVDGREHTLEEVGQRFSVTRERIRQIENKALRKLKYHESRTRKLRDFLD, from the coding sequence GCCCCGCACGCGTGTGAAGGCGGTTGGTACCGCGGTTGCCGAACAGCCTGTGACGCAAGAGGCCAAGGCTGCCCCCAAAAAGGCAGCTGCCGATAAGACGGCGAAGCCTGCTGCCAAGAAGGCTGCCGCCAAGCCAGCCGCTGACCAGCCCAAGACTGTGGAAGCGGCCAGCAAGCCGGCTAAAACTGCTGACAAGGCGGCCAAGGCTCCGGCCAAGAAGGCAGCCAAAGCACAAGGCGACGCTGAACCGGCTGCCAAGGCAGCCAAAGGCGCCAAAGCTCCTGCGGTCAAGGTGGTGGCGCCCAAGGCTGGCGGTCCGGCTGACAAGCCGTACTACGCCCACCCCAGCATTCAGGACATGCTCAAGGCCGGACGCGCCGCAGGCGTGCTGTCCAGCGAGGAAGTCGCGGCGGCGCTGGGTCTGGCGCTGGAAGCCAACGGCCTGGATCCGGAGAGCCCCGACGCCTTCGAGGACATGCAGCTGTACCTCGCTGGGCAGAACATTGAAGTGCAGGACCTCGACGAGGATGAAGACGAGGACACCGACGATGATGCCGAGGTCGAAGAGGTCCCGGGTGCCCGCGCGGCCACCGACGACGACGAGGAAAAATACTTCGACGATATGCCCCGTGCGGTCAGCAACGATCCAGTGCGCCAGTACCTGCACGAGATCGGCCGTGTGTCGCTGCTGACGCTGGAAGAAGAAATTGCGCTGGCCCGCCGCATCGAGGAAGGTGAGGAAGCCCGTAAGCTGCTCGAAGAGGATGTAGAACTCGACGACCGTGGCCGGCGCCGCCTGATGCGCCAGATGGAAGACGGTGCCAATGCCCGTCAGGGTTTGATTGAGGCCAACCTCCGCCTGGTGGTCTCGATTGCCAAGAAGTACACCGGGCGTGGCCTGGGCTTTCTGGACCTGATCCAGGAAGGCAACCAGGGCCTGATTCGTGCAGTCGAGAAGTTCGAGTACCGCCGCCGCTACAAATTCTCCACCTATGCCACCTGGTGGATCCGTCAGGCCATCAACCGCGCTATTGCTGACCAGGCCAGGACCATCCGTATTCCGGTGCACATGGTCGAGACCATTAACAAGCTTACCCGTACCGCCCGGCAGCTGCAGCAGGAACTCAGCCGCGAGGCAACCCACGAGGAGATCGCTGAGGCCATGGGCCCGGGCTGGGACGCTGCCAAGGTCGAGGAAGTCCAGAAGGTCAGCCAGGAACCGGTATCACTGGAAACCCCTATCGGGGATGAGAAGGACTCCTTCTATGGAGACTTCATTCCCGACGAGAACCTTGACTCCCCGGTCGAGAACGCGGCCAAGACCCTGCTTTCCGAGGAACTCGAAAAGGCCCTGAGCAAGCTCACCGAGCGTGAGGCGATGGTCCTGAAGTTCCGCAAAGGGCTGGTAGACGGACGCGAACACACCCTGGAAGAGGTCGGGCAGCGCTTCAGCGTGACCCGTGAGCGCATCCGCCAGATCGAGAACAAGGCGCTGCGCAAGCTCAAGTACCACGAAAGCCGCACCCGCAAACTGCGCGACTTCCTGGACTGA